In the genome of Pyrinomonadaceae bacterium, the window TGCTGGGTGGCGCCCGGCAGCCCGAAGTGTTGGGCGGTACAGTCGTCTGATTTGGTTCCGGTGATGGTCGCTATCGGCGCGAAGTTCCGCCTGGTGTCGAGTGCGGGCGAGCGCATGGTTGACGCCGCCGAGTTCTACAAAGATGACGGCATCGATTACATGAACAAGCGACCGGACGAGCTGCTGGTCGATATTCATCTGCCACCGACGAATGGCTGGCGCGCTTCGTATCAGAAGCTGCGCCGCCGCGGCGCGTTTGATTTTCCGGTGTTGGGAGTTGCGGCATACGTTCGGGTCAGTACTGGGAGCGGTAGCGACCGGGTCGTTGTCGAAGATGCCAAGATCGTCCTCGGCGGAATCGCTCCATCACCGGTTCAAGTCAACGAATCTGCGCAAGCGCTAATCGGCAACACCCTCAGTAACGATCAGATCGACGCCGCCGCTGAAGCCGCGTATGTGAAGGCCCGGCCCCTGGACAACACTGATTTTGTCTATCAGTGGCGCAAGCAGATGGCGCGGCAGTACACCATCCGCGCGCTCAACGATGTGCGCAGCCAAGGTCTTAGGTCTTAGGTCTTAGGTCTTAGGTCTTAGGTCTTAGGTCTTAGGTCTTAGGTCTTAGGTCTTAGGTCTTAGGTCTTAGGTCTTAGGTCTTAGGTCTTAGGTCTTAGGTCTTAGGTCTTAG includes:
- a CDS encoding FAD binding domain-containing protein — its product is MMRLPKFVYRTPHTIAEAVKVFADAGPEAQFVAGGTDLYPNMKRRQQMPKTVISVMRLPELNQISGEGKSGIRIGASVTLTDIVESAIIKRDYPVIASAARTISTPILRNMGTIGGNLLLDTRCNYYDQNYEWRKAINFCLKKDGDICWVAPGSPKCWAVQSSDLVPVMVAIGAKFRLVSSAGERMVDAAEFYKDDGIDYMNKRPDELLVDIHLPPTNGWRASYQKLRRRGAFDFPVLGVAAYVRVSTGSGSDRVVVEDAKIVLGGIAPSPVQVNESAQALIGNTLSNDQIDAAAEAAYVKARPLDNTDFVYQWRKQMARQYTIRALNDVRSQGLRS